TCTGCGGGTTCAGAGCCCGACTCTCCCTGTAGAAAATTCACCTGCCAATAATCACCGTCTTTGTTGACGAAGCGTGTGGCCGACCAGTAAGCCCCGGGCAGGGTGTCGGGAAAGATGGCGGTATTTATCGCCGGCTCGACGCAGCTCAGCTCCACTACGGAATTCAATTCCGTGATCGTCGGTAGCCGCCAGCCCTTTTCCATGACTAGTGACACGATTGCCCACGGCAGAGGGTGTGCCTCTCCGCGGCACAGGCCGTTTTCCAGTCGCTGCCCAAGACTACAGCGTGCCCACTGCAGGCCAGTGCGCCGGTCGGTCACGGTGCCGTCGTGGTTGTCGGTAAAGCGCGCGGTGGGGGTGGATGGCTTTATTTTGCTGTTACAGGATTGCGCCAGCAGTGGACTGCTGGCAACGCCCAGTAGAACCAGCAGTGCCAGGCACATCGCCTTCATGGTGTGATGGCTCCCGGCGCCCCGGCCTGTGCATCGCGTACCAGACGCACATGTACGCGGTTGCTTTTGAAGTAGGCATAGTCAAAGCCAAAGGCGAAACCTATGCCCCAGGCCTCCGAGGTCTGGGCCGCGGCGGTATCGGCGGACCAGTAGAACTGGGCGATGGCATTGGGGAAGGCGCGGGTGTCGAGGGTGGGACCTGGATACGCGGTGGTGTAATCCACCAGACTACGCAGTTCCTCCCGATGGGGCAGGCGCCAGTCCCGGGCGCCACACAGCGCCTCCTGGTTGACGGCACGGATAAAGCTCTGGGTGTCACAGACGCTATCTCGGCAATCGGTACCGCCAGGCTCGCCGGCCAGTCCACCGTTGCGTGCGGGATCCGGGTCAAACCAGCTGTAGGTGTTGAGATGGAAGTGGCGCCCGGGTCGCTGGGATTTTACCTCCCAGGTGAGTCCGGTGGCCCGATCAAAGACACAGGGCCAGTCGGTCTGTGATTGTTCATTGGCCGACAGGGTTTTCCCCGTCGGGCCTAGCGGGATAAAGCGCGCCTCGTCGGCGCTGGCGACACCCCAGATGAGGCCCGTGAGAATGGTGGGAAGCAGGTAGAGGCGTTTTCGCGGCATGGGCCTGTCGTTAGTCTGTCGTCAGCTTATCGGGAGGACAATTGCGCTGATTGTAACGATTTCGCAGAAAATAGTGTCACACAAGGCTTGCAGGGCGGGCTGGTGGTTGTCCGCAAATACTGGTAATTTGTGATGCCGTTATCTGGTGGTGGCTTGAAAAGTGCATTAAATTCAAAGATAAGCACGGTTTGGGGCAGGCCGTTTCTAATCCCCCGTTTTCGCTGAATAGTCGCGATGCGGGCGCGTGAGTCTGAGATTTTGTCATCAGGACGTCGTAATTTTGGCGTATTATGGATCTTCCGCAGAATTTTGCTGAGGTCGATGTGAGCAGGCAGGTGAATCGAGTGGCGGGTGGTATGAACGTGACACAACGTGGGGCGGGGCATGTCTAATTGGGCAATGGGTATCGTGCCGCGTCTGGCGAGCTCAGGGCTGGATAAACGCCTGCCGGTCGTGGTGCTGTTGTTGCTGATGGTGCTGCTGGCGCAGGGCATGGCGCAGATGACCTGGGAGCTGCTGCCCGTCCAGCCGCAGGAACCTTTGCTGATTCCGACGCGTGTTGCAGATGCATCGCCGTCGGCGGGCAAGTCCACGCCGGCTAATAGCGCCCAGATCAGTCAGTGGCACCTGTTTGGTGATGCCAGTCAGGTGGTGGCTGCACCCATTGCCAAGGTTGTCGATGCCCCCGATACCCAACTGAACCTGAAATTGCTGGGCGTGCTGGCTTCGTCCGATCCGGTGGCTGCGCGGGCGATCATCGCCGATGGCAAGGGCATTGAAGAGGCCTATGCGATTGATGCAAGCCTGCCCGGAAATGCTGTGCTACGGGAAATCTATGTCGACCGGGTGATCCTCGAATACCGCGGGCGGATGGAGACACTGCGCCTGCCCAGGGAGGAGCAGGCCAATGTGGAGGTGTCTCCGGATCCGGTAAGCGCCGCGCCGGGTCGCGCCGTGCAACAGGCGGGTACGACCGATAATGCGTCGTTGTTGCGGGAATACCGCGATGCCCTGATCAATAATCCTCAGAGCCTGATGAATCTGGTCAGCGCCTCGCCGGTAATCGAGAAAGACTCGGGACAGCTCAAGGGCTATCGTATCCGTCCCGGAAAAGACAAAGAGCTGCTGGGACGTTTTGGCCTCAAGAGTGGTGACGTGGTGACCGGTGTAAATGGGGTGGCACTGAATAATCCCATCAAGGCGCTGGAAATCATGCGGGACTTATCGACAGCGACGTCGGTGACCCTGGAGGTTGAGCGCAATGGGGTGATGGAGTCGTTTGCCTTTCATGTCGATTAACGTGGTGAAAACCTGAAATAATACGGGTCGCAGGCGGCCGGGGAATGGAATGAACAAGGAGCACTTGTTGGAACAACAACAAAAACGGGTAACAGGGTGGCGTTTGATGCTGGGCGCCGGACTCCTGCTGATGGGATTGCCGATCAGTTTCGCCGCGGAAACGACGACGCTCAATTTCAAGGGGGCCGAGCTCAGCGCCGTGATCAGCAGTATTGCCGAAGTGACGGGTAAAAACTTCATCATTGACCCGCGGGTGAAAGGCAAGGTGACCCTGATCTCCAATCGGCCCATGAGCAAGGGCGAGGTCTACCAGGTCTTTCTGTCCATCCTCGAGGTGCATGGTTTCGCCGCGATTCCCAGTGGCGAGGCAATCAAGATTGTGCCAGACGCCAATGCCAAGCACAGCGCCATGCCCTTGGCCTCACCGGAACGACCGGGCAGGGGTGATGAGGCCGTTACCCGGGTCATCCAGGTGGAGCATGTCACGGCCGCGCAACTGGTGCCCATCCTGCGCCCCTTGGTGCCGCCACAGGGCCATCTTGCGGCCTATCCGCAGAGCAATGTGCTGATCATCTCTGATCGTTCCGGCAACATTGAACGGTTGGTGAAGATCATCGAACGCATCGATCAGCCGAACAGCGGCGAGATAGAAATCATCCCCCTGGAAAATGCCATTGCCTCGGATCTGGTGCGGGTGTTGACCAGCCTGCAGCAGCAGGCCGCCAAGGCCAGTCCCCAGGACAGCAAGCCGATGCTGGTGGCGGATGAGCGCACCAACAGTATCCTGGTGGGTGGTGAGCGTGCGGAGCGGTTACAGATTCGGGCGATTATCTCGCACCTGGATACGCCGGCCGCCGTGGTGGGTGATACGCATGTCATTTATCTGCGTTATGCCAAGGCCGAGGACCTGGTGCCGGTGTTGACCGGGGTGGGCAAGATCCAGAAAACCCAGGGCAAGAAGGCGGCGGCGCCAGCGGCGCCGTCGGCCAGCGATCAGCCCTTTGATGTGCAGGCGGATGAGAGCACCAATGCCCTGGTGATCACCGCGTCTCCTTCTGTCTTC
The DNA window shown above is from Gammaproteobacteria bacterium and carries:
- a CDS encoding DUF1566 domain-containing protein, with the protein product MKAMCLALLVLLGVASSPLLAQSCNSKIKPSTPTARFTDNHDGTVTDRRTGLQWARCSLGQRLENGLCRGEAHPLPWAIVSLVMEKGWRLPTITELNSVVELSCVEPAINTAIFPDTLPGAYWSATRFVNKDGDYWQVNFLQGESGSEPADTAAYVRLVRDTP
- a CDS encoding DUF1566 domain-containing protein, whose amino-acid sequence is MPRKRLYLLPTILTGLIWGVASADEARFIPLGPTGKTLSANEQSQTDWPCVFDRATGLTWEVKSQRPGRHFHLNTYSWFDPDPARNGGLAGEPGGTDCRDSVCDTQSFIRAVNQEALCGARDWRLPHREELRSLVDYTTAYPGPTLDTRAFPNAIAQFYWSADTAAAQTSEAWGIGFAFGFDYAYFKSNRVHVRLVRDAQAGAPGAITP
- the gspC gene encoding type II secretion system protein GspC, whose translation is MSNWAMGIVPRLASSGLDKRLPVVVLLLLMVLLAQGMAQMTWELLPVQPQEPLLIPTRVADASPSAGKSTPANSAQISQWHLFGDASQVVAAPIAKVVDAPDTQLNLKLLGVLASSDPVAARAIIADGKGIEEAYAIDASLPGNAVLREIYVDRVILEYRGRMETLRLPREEQANVEVSPDPVSAAPGRAVQQAGTTDNASLLREYRDALINNPQSLMNLVSASPVIEKDSGQLKGYRIRPGKDKELLGRFGLKSGDVVTGVNGVALNNPIKALEIMRDLSTATSVTLEVERNGVMESFAFHVD